A region of the Primulina eburnea isolate SZY01 chromosome 7, ASM2296580v1, whole genome shotgun sequence genome:
ataataaatcatatatttcTTTATATGTTACTTGAGAATTCACAGGACCTTTCATATATTAATAGATTCAGACAGTGACTTGCACTCACTTAATGGTTTTATTTCCCTAAATGGCCTTAAAGGAAAGAACAGTATTCCAAAGTTAAAACTGATCTGATAAACAAAAGGCTGATAAACAAAAATATGGCTCTTGTGAAActggtctcacgaatttttatttatgagaCGAGTGAACtctatcaatattcacaataaaagtaatactcttagtataaaaagtaatacattttcataaataatccaaataagagatttgtctcaaaaatacgatccgtgagaccgtctcaaacaagtttttgcaaaaaaaaaaaaatcgaaaaaatgtgttcccatattttcaaataatagagaaaatattaaaaagtatGCCTTATCTAATGTAATCTAAAAATatctatttattatatatatctaTGCTAATATAAACTAATAATAGATATATCATTTTGAATGGTGAATTTTCCGCTTTAAATGtgactaaattaattaattattattgataCGGTTTTTGTGTCTTACTAAtacttaaaatattaaaattaaatttctcTTCCTAATTACGGTTTTGTCACGGCTcgataataaatattataataatttccttggattatttttattaattaaatatcattaaatttttaattattaaaatttctgTTTTGTATGACTTGTTACTGATCATTGTATATTCCACACGTGCAAAACACGTGTATGATATAAGAagttttatattataatatttatcaTATGGTGTTTGATATTTGTGAGTCGAACCATTCATATGTATCTTATTAAACACATCAAACAGTATCTTGCTATTTATTAAATTTGTAATAAGTTCATGAATTTCGAAAATTGATTTATTAAGTTAGAATATAACATCAAAATTGAGTAATTTAGCAGGCTACAAGTAAAAATATTTCTTCGCCGTTCATCTGTTCAGATATTGGCGACAAAACAGCCAATCCAAGAGCTTCTGGTTCAAAGAATCCAGACATCTTAATTCACGTATTGCACGTGCCATTACGCACACACGTATACAGATATAGATGTAGTAATAGTTATATATTTGGTCATCGTAATTAGACATGGAGAGAGAAAAGCAAAGTTGGATTTGGTCAGCATAGCCCGTCTACTTGGAGCAAAGAAACAAACACAGCAGCTCCCGAATCCGACTCCTGATCCGTACGACCTTCACTGTCGTTTCCCAGAAACTCATTCATTCACATTTTTTACGCCATTTTACTCAACTTTCAACGCAAGTAGTTATTGTATACGTTACCATTTTACAGCAAAGTCAACTATCGCCACAACCCATGAACTTATTGGTTCTTGAACAAATACTGCAGGTAACTTGGTAGAATTTTGCTACTTCTTTTCTGGGAAGTTCGGGAAGATTGTATTGTATTAACCTTTCACGTGGGTTTAACTCTGTTGACTTGGGTTTTTATTTATCGAACTTTGCAGGAAGCTTACTGTATATCACGCGGGATCGTGATGAATAGTTTCATTCTTTAGAGGATAATTTGCCAGCTAGAAGAGCTGATCATGAGCCTATTTGTGAGCCCAAAAGTTGAAATTTGTCTTTGCATATTGCTTGTGATGATGAATAATTGAGGCGCTGACTTGCGGGCTGCCTGGGTTACTTTTGAGGTTTTGAGGAATTAGGAGTGCTGGAGCTTATAATATTGTACAATATTGTTGCCTTatgttattaaaaaaaatctaattttgggtaaataaaatcCAAGGAGCCTTAAATATGGAATATGGCAGCGAGCTCAATTCATCATTGAGCTTTGCCTCCAATTCTCTCTTGTCAAATGGCTCAACTAGCAACAATATATCTTCCGCTGCTAGCTCCGAAGTGGGGACGAGTCTTGAATTATTGAGTTTGAGTAGACTAAGTACCGGCCTTGAGAAGCTCTTGCTTGGTGGTGACTTAGACTACAGTGATGCCGAAATAGAAGTTGAGGGGCACATTGTGGGTGTCCATCGCTGTATTTTAGCCTCCCAGAGTCCATTTTTTCACAAACTATTCAAAAATGTGAGTGTAGAATCTGTTAAGGAACGAAAACCGAAGTATGCTATGTCTGAATTGGTGCCTCATGGAAGAGTAGGATACGAAGCATTCATTGTTGTCTTGAATTATTTGTATACTGGAAAGATGAAGGCGAATCCAACCGAGGTATCAACCTGTGTTGATGAATCTTGTGCTCATGATTCCTGTGGCCCTGCCATCGATTATTCTGTGCAGATGATGTATGCTTGTGCTATATTTCAGATTAAAGAACTTGTGATGGTTGTTCAGGTCAGTTTGGCACTTGTCTCTGAATGCTGTGGTGACTATAATCTTGTTTCATATGTTTTTTTATGGAGATGTGGATTCTGATAATTGTCTTTCTGTTTTCTTGTAGCGTCGCCTTCTTAATTTTGTTGACAAAGCTTTTGTGGAAGACGTAATTCCAATTCTTGTGGTGGCATTTCATTGTGAGTCGAAGCAACTTCTTGCACATTGTGTCCAAAGAATAGCACGATCAGAACTCGACAACATTGCCATGGAGAAGGAGCTGCCCCATGAGGTGTTGGCCGATGTCAAATCACTCTGCGTCCACTCcaagaaagaagaagaagaagaagactcGATCATAGCGGACTCGGTGAATGAGAAGAGAATCAGGAGAATTCACAAAGCACTTGATTCTGATGACGTTGTATTAGTGAAGTTACTTTTGGATGAATCCGATATCACCTTAGATGCAGCTTGTGCTCTTCATTATGCTGCTGCATATTGCAATCCTAAGCTTATGAATGAGGTTTTGAACTTGAAGAACGCTGATGTTAACCTCAGAAATTCTCAAGGGTACACTGTACTTCATGTAGCTGCAAGACGCAAGGACCCATCCATAGTTCTTGGATTGCTTGCCGAGGGTGCATCTGTGTTTGATAGGACGTGGGATGGACGTACAGCTGTGACAATATGCAGGATGTTGACGCGTCCTAAGGATTTTAACGAGGCGATGAAGCATGGCCAGGAGACGAATAAGGACCGATTGTGTGTAGAAATGCTGGCGAGAGAGATGTACAGGAATCCATTGGCTGGATATGTGTCAATGTCATGCATGATGGTGGCCGATGATCTGCACATGAGGCTTCTTCTTCTTGAGAATAGAGGTAATGATAAGTTATTAACTCAATATGTGTCGCCATGTCATATTTATCCTTTTTTTTCCCTGGAAAATGATCGCAAACATGCATCAGGGACAGGGCTAGAAATTATAGTTAGGAAGTGAAATTATAAATAGTTGATCCTCACAAAAGTTGCTAGAATTGTGAGTTTGTTTGGAGCAGAATATCTGTGAATTTTGAAATGTTGGAGTCATATCATTATAACTTTGGACACAATGGCAGCAGTTTGATTCTATAACTGAACTCAGAGGCAATAATGATGAATTGTTAGTTGGGGGCAATTATGGGATATGGATAAGTAGAAATAGAAGTCCCATAGTCGTGTGTTGCCACCTATGTGCCTATGGGGTGTAATGATtggtatatgatgatatgattgtTGTACAGTTACAAATTTCTAAGCTGCAGCTTATACTTTATTCATCCAGCCCTAACGGATTCTTGCATGTATTCCGAGTCAATAGCCAACCAATTATCCAATATAGGTCTTTATAAAATTGGTGTTTACTTAACAGTTGCAATGGCACGGACCTTATTTCCATTGGAAGCAAGATTAGCTATGCAGATAGCACATGCAGATTTGACACTGGAGTTTGCTGGGCTTTCGACATCCGAAGGTTCCTATGGGAACTTTAGGGAGGTAGATTTGAATGAAATACCGACTGAGCAAGTTAAAAGGCTCCAGCAGAGGTTGCAAGCCCTGCAAAAAACTGGTAAGACACCAACTCAAAAGTATTTCttgaacttaaaagcattccACATTCACTTCCCTGTCGAATGCCACAAATTTTAGGATGCAAATTACATCCGAAAATCTATGTACACTATAGCTCAGTGAATTAAGATTCAATTCTTGTTAAATGGCAGTGGAGACGGGGCGACGATATTTCCCTAACTGCTCGGAAGTTCTTGATAGACTGTTGGAGGACGACACTTTAGGGGCTCTATTACTGGAGAAGGGCACTCCAGAAGAACAAAGAACGAAAAAGATGCGCTTCATGGAACTCAAGGCGGATGTGATGAAAGCATTTGGCAGAGACATGGCTGAACATAAGCTGACAGGCTTTACAACTCGTTCTactgtttcatcttctccaaagGGTAATGCAATAAATAATAAGGTTAGAAAAAGATAAGAGAGAAAGAGagtgcgtgtgtgtgtgtgagcgTGCTTGAATTATCCAATCTTATTAGTTGGCCTTAAATTGTAGAGCATAGAAAGAAATCAAAGCTTAACAGACATACATATAGCACTGGTGGATTTTTGTTATATGTACATACACCCGTGTCTCAAGTTAGTAGGTATGTGAAGTGGAGTCGGACTGTATTGTGCAACTTAGCTTTTGAATAGAACAAAACATATGAAGACTTAAATAAGTCGGATTAAATTAAACACAAGAAAAAGTTATATAAGCATTCAAAGCatgtaaataaataacataaagGTCCAACATCTGCATGGACTAATATCCATACTAATAAAATGTAATTTCAAACTGATGCAAGATCAGTTTTTTTATCAGTCAGTGACTCAGTAATGAATCTCGTCTCTCCACAAAATGTGCCATCCAGATAAGGTAGATCCGATTTTTATCCTGCCTCTTGGGAATCACTCCATGACATTGCTTTGACTTTCATGATAACTCAAGCTTCAATTTCCAAGATCGTACGACcccaatatttttttgtttcacCGTTGTTATTAAAACTCCATCCATGGCAATATCAAAAGAATCTTTGATCCTCCCAAATTCACATGGGGCCTTGAATACAAAAATCCAAGAATGAAATCAATATTTTCCTCCCTCATTCTCTCCACCTCTTCTGTTATATCTCTCCAGAAACTTGCGTAGAAATCGAACGCCTGTTTACCTCTCAAATCATTCTTGATTTTCAACGTGTCGCCTCACAATgcaacaaaaaaaaagaaaaaaaagagaagGCCGAATCTTTCTCTTGACCTTACAGAACTCTGCCATATACTGATATCGGATTTGGATTGGTAACAAGTAGGCCGAATCTTTCTCCTATAGCTCATTACTATTTTTGTTCGTTTTGTTCCAAGTGAATTTAttatctaatattttttttatgtaataatTGATGTGTCCTTACtgattaatataaataattatttaaatactcGATTAGTTCCTTTTCGTATATATCCTGCGTTTTTTAAAATGAAGAACAACACTTAAAACTAAAAGGGAaaacatataattaaaattaaaaacaaacaaaatctaCTTTTAAAAAAAGGTTTTAGCCTTAGCAATCACTTTACAACATATCatactaatatttttataatttaataaaactaaGATTACTGTTAAGTTttcagaatttttatttttatttcattttgacTTGTATATATTGTCATATAAAAAACATTTATACTAAACCCATCATGGCACAAATGAAATTatcatttcaaataaattattttacaaaaaGATTTTTaaccatttttaaaaaatatatctacTATCTATATTAAGGGTGAGTAACGAGTATAAATAAATTACGAAATATATTGTATGTTCGTAAATAGACGAATAGGATATTAAATAATATGcattgtttttaaaaattatgaagAATCGTCCAAGCGCACGCTTTCTATCTGGTATAATGAAGTAGaggtaaataattaaaatacaggTGAGAAATGTATGTAGTAAATGGTATCATatggttaattttttaaatcaCCATTAGCTTTGCTCCAAGGACTCTGGCAAACGAATGCCAAAAACTACATGAACAAAcaagtgaaaagatatcaaaactTTTTTCCCCTGAACAAATAATTTTCTATATTTGCAAAATTTGTTTTGAATTATCGATATATATGTGTGCGAGCGGGGTCTGTAAGTTTATATCTTCCTATTCACTAGGATTTTGTAATTCTGTTGCCCATCACACAGAAGACCCATTAAGCAGAAAGTGGCTCCTATATTCACAACCATTCAACTTTTTTTTATACAGttcaaacttcaagaacatgactACACCGCCTGGAACTCGTGATTTCAGGACAGAACATCAAGGGCCTACATGAATTTgtatttaacaaaaaaataacCTGCGTCGTGTGTTTTTAGCAAGAGaagataataattaaataattgtggAAAGAATGCTATAAATTTAAACTACCTGCTGCATTAATCAGTCTCAACTGCTAAATGTATTCAATCATGTAGCTGAGTTCTATTGTGTATCAAGCGAAGTAACGCTAGTGTCAGACTAGCTGTCATGATATATGTTGAAGGCAGGAAAGTAAATTCAAAATGTAGAAGAGAGTAACCATGACATAAACCCCCAAGGCATCCGTCAATGTAGAAGTAATAAGACGCCATTAAAGGCTGCCCATTCTTGGTTCAAAGATTCTGGCCCTGTAGTTGGTGAAGCAAGGAAAGCTGCTTCTAACTCCTTGTAAATGAGAAGATTTTGGTTCCCAGTTGATCATTTAAGTCCATTGTCACGCTGCCGCTTAGAACAGTTTCCCTTTGAGCGAGTCCCATAAATGACTGATTCATGTGCAACCGCAGAGGAGCTTTGTGGCGCAAGCTTCTGACTTCTATTCATGCCACCTGTAGAAATAGAAGGTACCGGCATGATAGCATTTAGATGGATTCTTAATATTCGCTAAGTTATAGTTGCACGGGATTTACCTCCTTGATGAGAGGCAAAGTTCTGATGCCTGCCATGGTACGTGGGATAGTGTTTTGGCAACTGATTCATCCCCGTTTTCTTCCCATGATTTGGGTTACTGATATCAGTAGCACTAATCATCGAAGCGAGTGAGTCAACAGGCTCCAGTGGCAAAGTGATCCCTGACATACCATCGTACGATAGGCTACAGGCTATTGCATACAAAGAGGCACCAAGATGTTCCGGAAGTAGTTTTCGAGGATGTCTGACCTACAAAGAACATGATAATCAACACACTGTATCATGAAACATGAGCGAATCTATTAATTCAGCCTCAAGAGGTCTGGGAGTTGAAATGCAACGAAAAAAATGTGAATTAGCAAGAAAATTACTTTGAACAAAATTGCAGAAGAAAGTCGCTCTCTCAGACAGTAAATTTGAGCAACATCAATTGCTGTCGACTCAAAAGGAAGCCAACTATCAATGACAACTTTAACACTATTGTCGGGTGAGCTCATAAATTTCTCACTACGCTGAAAATTTGGTAAATCATAACTCCCTGTTTTATCTTCATCACTCTCAGCATCAACATCTTCATAGTCACTTTCATCATcttcatcatcattttcatttgaGGGAGCCACTACAATCTCTTTAGCCAACAATAGTAATGGTAGTGGACCCACCACAGTACAGTT
Encoded here:
- the LOC140836501 gene encoding BTB/POZ domain and ankyrin repeat-containing protein NPR1-like is translated as MEYGSELNSSLSFASNSLLSNGSTSNNISSAASSEVGTSLELLSLSRLSTGLEKLLLGGDLDYSDAEIEVEGHIVGVHRCILASQSPFFHKLFKNVSVESVKERKPKYAMSELVPHGRVGYEAFIVVLNYLYTGKMKANPTEVSTCVDESCAHDSCGPAIDYSVQMMYACAIFQIKELVMVVQRRLLNFVDKAFVEDVIPILVVAFHCESKQLLAHCVQRIARSELDNIAMEKELPHEVLADVKSLCVHSKKEEEEEDSIIADSVNEKRIRRIHKALDSDDVVLVKLLLDESDITLDAACALHYAAAYCNPKLMNEVLNLKNADVNLRNSQGYTVLHVAARRKDPSIVLGLLAEGASVFDRTWDGRTAVTICRMLTRPKDFNEAMKHGQETNKDRLCVEMLAREMYRNPLAGYVSMSCMMVADDLHMRLLLLENRVAMARTLFPLEARLAMQIAHADLTLEFAGLSTSEGSYGNFREVDLNEIPTEQVKRLQQRLQALQKTVETGRRYFPNCSEVLDRLLEDDTLGALLLEKGTPEEQRTKKMRFMELKADVMKAFGRDMAEHKLTGFTTRSTVSSSPKGNAINNKVRKR